AGCGAGATTGAAAACTTTAGAAGATATTCAACCTGTTCCTATTAGTTCAATCAAAATCACTCTCTCAGACAGACTATCAACAGGCATTTCAGAACTTGACAGAGTTCTTGGAGGAGGAGTTGTAAGAGGTTCTCTTGTTTTAATTGGCGGAGATCCTGGAATTGGAAAATCCACTCTACTGCTACAAGCAACTGATAATCTTGCGAAAAAATATGGTAGGGTTCTTTATGTATCAGGAGAGGAATCTCTCACACAAATTAAATTAAGGGCTGAAAGACTTGGAGCTATTTCAGAAAATATTCTTCTTCTCAGTGAAACCCTTGTGGAAAAAATTCTTGATTGGGCTTCAGAAGAAGAATTGAATGCTTTAGTAGTTGATTCAATTCAGACAGTTTATACAGAAGAGGCTATGTCAGCACCGGGTTCAGTGAGTCAGATAAGGGAGTCTGCTACAAAATTCATAAATTTTGCTAAACAGAAAGGTATTCCTGTTTTTCTTATAGGACATGTAACAAAAGAAGGAGCAATTGCAGGTCCGAGAGTGCTTGAGCATCTTGTAGATACAGTTCTTTATTTTGAAGGGGACAGAGGATATGCATACAGAATTTTAAGAAGCGTAAAAAACAGATTCGGACCAACAAATGAAATAGGTGTATTTGAGATGACAGGAACAGGATTAATTGAGGTGGAAAATCCTTCACTAATTTTTCTTTCCGAGCATTCTCAAAACAGTGGTTCTGCTATCACAGCAACTATAGAAGGAACAAGAGCAATTCTTACAGAAATACAGGCACTTGTTGCTCCGTCAAACTTTGGTATGCCAAGAAGAAATTTTATTGGAGTTGATTATCAGAGAGTTAATCTACTTGTAGCTGTTTTAGAAAAAAGGGGCAGAATTAATCTCGCAGGAGCAGACATATTTGTAAATGTTGTCGGTGGACTTAAAATTACAGAACCGTCTTCTGATTTAGCTGTTATTTCAGCAATTGTTTCTTCTTTCAGAGATATTCCTTTACATGAAGGAATGGTTATTTTTGGTGAGGTTGGATTAAGTGGAGAGATTAGAGCAATCTCTCAAACAGAAATGAGACTAAAAGAAGCCTCACGAATAGGAATGAAACATGCCATAATACCTAAGAGTAATCTTGAAAGACTTAAAGAAAAATTCAATTTAAAAATAAAAGGTGTAGGGTCAATAAATGAACTTATTGAAATTATTGGCAGTTAGCCTGATTATCTTTCTATTTTGGGGCTGTGCTGAAAAAAAGCCTATTACAGTCAAGGAATTTTATGCTGAAAATATTGCAGATTTCATTAAAAAAATGCAGATTTATGATTCTCTTGAGGGAGTATTAAATCTTCAGTATGAAACAAAAAACAGTGTGTTAAATGGGGATGCCTCATTAAGGATTTCAAAGAATGAGCTTCTGCTAAGAGTTTACTATATGGGGTTTCCAGCAGGTGAGATTTATGAAGAAAATGGAGAAGTTTCATCAAATCTTCTGATTGAAAAAGACCGATTAAAGCAACTCGCAATTGGAATCAGAAAAGGCTTTATATGGTGGAATGGTAATTTTACAGTAAGTGAAGACTCTGAAAACTTTTTTTTAAAGGATGGAGAAAGAATTATTATTTTAAAAAAAGATGGCTTTATGCCTTTAAAACAAACCCTTACTGTTGATAATCAGACAATATTAATCATCTATAATGAATATAAAAAAATTCAAACTGAAGATGGCACTACACTTAATATGCCTTCAAGCATATCTGTTTATTACAAAAATAGAACTCTCAAAATAAAAATAGAGAAAATAAAGATCAAAAATGCATAAAACTATAAGCAAGAAAAAACCAAAACTTGGACAGCATTTTTTAAGAAATGCTGAGATTCTTGAAAAAATAGTAAAAGTTTCAGAAATCAATAGCAATGACAAAGTTGTTGAAATTGGAGCTGGAATGGGAGATTTAACAGAAATTCTATTAAAAAATGCTAAAGAAGTAATTGCAATAGAAATTGACCCTGTTCTTTATAAAATTCTTAAAGAGAGATTTTATGGAAAAGAGAATCTTGTGCTTATCAATGAGAATGCTTTAAAATTCCCATACGAAGAAATTGGACAATTTAAAGTTGTTGCTAACATCCCTTATTACATTACAAAACCTATAATTTTCAAACTTCTAAAACTAAAGAATCTAATATCTATGACTCTTACCATTCAGAAAGAAGTCGCAGAGAGATTGGCAGCAAAACCATCTACAAAAGCTTACTCTGCTTTAAGCATAATAGCTCAGTATTATACACAGGCTGAGATAAAGTTTTATATTCCTGCAAGTTTTTTTAATCCTCCTCCTGAGGTTGAATCTGCTGTAATAAAAATGGACAGAAGAGATAAATCACCTGTTGAAGTGATAGATGAAAAACTTTTTTTCAAAATTATAAAATCAGCTTTTGGGCAAAGAAGAAAAATGATATCCAACTCTTTGAAATCAATTATTGATGAACCTAAGGAGTTTTTAATAAAAATTGGAATAAACCCAATAAAAAGACCCGAAGAACTTTCAATTGAGGATTTTGCTTTTATTTCCAATGAGCTTTGCAAAATTTGCAAAAAATAATGCAATTTTTGCAAAAATAAAGTCTTCTCTATACTAATAATTTTAAAAATCCTTTTAAATTCAAAGCATTTCAATTCTGGCATATAAATTGTTATTTAATAAATAAAAAAAATTCATGAAAGGAGGTGAAGGATGATGAAAAAAACACTTACAATGATAATGGTGGTCGCATTTATAGTTGCACTGATAGGTGGAGCAGCTTACGCATGGAAAGGTGCTGGGTATAGTGGATATGGTTGTCCTGCTTATACGTCAGTTGATCCTCAAAAAGCTCAAAATTTTTATAATGATACGCTCCCTCTCAGACAGAAGCAGCTCCAATTAAGAGGAGAGTTGATGCAGCTTTATGCACAGCCAAATCCTGACTGGAATGCTATATCTCAGAAAAAACAGGAAATGGCAAAAGTTATGACAGAGTTTCAGAAGAAAGCACAGGAATACGGAATTGGATATGGACCAGGATTTGGTAGAATGCACGGATTTGGAAATTGTGGTAAATGTTGGTAAAATAAGAGGGGCTTTGCCCCTCTATTAAAAATTTAAGGAGGCTTAAAGATGAAAAAGTTTTTAACAGTATTTACACTAATGGCTATATTAACAGTATTTGCAGTTGGTGTATCCTTTGCTCAGAAAGGAATGATGGGACCTCAGTATCCTCCTGGCATTGACTCTGCTAAAGCACAGCAATATTGCAAGGAAGTTCAACCACTTTATCAGAAAGACTTACAACTAAGAGGAGAGCTTTTAACCCTCTGGGCACAGCCAAATCCTGATTGGAATGCTATCAAGCAAAAAGAGCAAGAAAGAGCAAACTTAAGAGTTGAAATGCACAAAAAGGCTTATGAAATGGGTCTCCCATATGCACCCGGTGGTAAAAAAGGCTTAAATATCAGAAGAATCTGTGGATGGTAAAAATAAAGGGGGCATAAAGCCCCCTTTTAAAGGGCTAAAATGATGAGATGGAGTATATTCATAATGTTTTTCTTAATAACCATAGGAAAATTTGCAATGGCTCAGCAATTTGAGGAAAGTTATGATCTAAATACAGAAATAACTATTAAAGGTAAAATTGCTGAAGTTATTCAAAGACAGCATGGACCTATAGTGATAGGTATTTTAAAGCAAGATAAAATATATCATGTTTTGACAGCTCCAGGCTGGTATATTGCGCAGGAAAAAATAGAACTTAAACTTGGTGATGAAGTAGTAGTGCATGGTGCAAAGTTTTTTTCAAAAAATGGAGAACTTTTTCTCATCGCAAGGTCAATTCATAACATATCAAACGGGAAAATATATTCTTTCCGTGACGAATTTATGAAACCATGCTGGCGAGGCAAAGGAAATAGAAAATTTATCCCTCAATAGCCGCTTTTTCTGTAGCCTCAACCATTCCTTCAGTTTCTTCTTTGCCAATAAGTTTATCCATATCAAGCAATATGATAAGCCTGTCTTCAAGTTTTGCAATACCCCATATAAATTCTGAACTTACAGAATAAGTCATCGGAGGTGGTGGCTCAACTATATCAGTTGATATTCTTAAAACTTCAGAAACTGAGTCAACAATAAGTCCGATAGTTATACCCTGAATATCCATTATCATAATTCTCTGTTTTGAAGTTTCTTCTTCTTCAGGCAATCCAAATTTTTTTCTTAAGCTAATAACAGGAATAACTTTACCTCTAAGATTAATCACTCCTTCAACATAGTATGGAGCATTTGGAACTCTTGTTATTTCTTTCATTCTGTTTATTTCCTGAACTTTAAGGATATCAACAGCATATTCTTCACCACCAAGAGTAAAAGTGACAAGTTGAAGAATTTTTGTATCTCCGCCTGTTTTTTTCTCGCTTACTACTAATGCTGTATCCATAATGCCCTCCTTAAAATTTATAAAGCAATTTATAATGAAGTGTAACCTATTTTTTAATAAGAGTTCAATACTTTCTTGACATAATCAATTTTTTTCTGATAAACTGAACATTAGTTCACATGAACAGATGTTCAGTTGTATGAGTACAAAATGAAGAACTAAAATTTTTGAAATAAATGAGGATGTTCAATTACTAATGATCATTCCGAGCACCCTCAATGGGTGCGAGGAATCTGACCCTTAGGGTCACCCTGAGCGAAGCGAAGGGTCTCCTCCTTAAATCGGAAAGAGGAGATTCCTCGTCGCTAACGCTCCTCGGAATGACAGATGGAGGTAAATGAAAAATATTAAATTCTAATTCCTTGATTTATAAGAAACTGGGAAATTTTGAACAGTCTCATATAAGAAAGGAGGGCTGAAATATGGAAAGCAAAATAGCAAAGGCTTTAAAAATGGAATTAAATCCTGTGGCAATCATATGGTCAGATAAAAGACCAGAAAATGCCTTGCAATTTAAAGAAGGTAAATGGGGATGCGTTATGTGGTTGTTTGCAAATGCTGTAAAAGGTAAAATAGTTGTTTTTGATAGAAACACGTACGGTTGCTGGGGTGGAGGCGTTGGTCTTGGTTTTGGTAATACATATTTAGATATGGTTGGAGGAATAGAATGTTTTTATTATTTCCTTTCATCAGGTAACAAAGAATGGGAGATTGGGAAAAATGTAGCTGAACAAATTAAACCCCATGTAACTAAAGAATTCTATGAGGAGTTTCTTGAAGGAGAGAGATATTTAAAAACTCCTGAACATGTTAAAAAATTTGTTGAACAGTTACCTATCATTGAGATTCCTACAAAATATGTTATTTTTAAACCTTTAAAGGAAGTAAATTTAGACGAAGAGGAGCCAATAGTTATAGTATTTCCTGTAAATCCTCCTCAGCTTTCTGCCCTCGTTGTTCTTGCAAGTTATGGAAGAGAAAGTTTTGAGAATGTAATAGTTCCATGGGGTGCAGGCTGTCAAACAATGGGAATATACGCATATAGAGAGGCAAAATCAGATTTCCAGAGAGCGGTTATTGGTCTTACAGACCTTTCAGCAAGAACACATGTAAAAAAACAGCTTGGAGATAATCTCCTTACTTTTACTGTTCCTTTTAAAATGTTTCTTGAGATGGAAGAAAATGTTGAGGGAAGTTTTTTTGAAAGAAATGTATGGCAATATCTTATAAAAGAAATCTAAAAAGTAATTTTTAAAATTGGAGGTAGTTAACATAAGCAGGCGTTCAGGATATCAATCAAAGAAAAGAATAATTGATGCAGCCATAAAAGTATTCTCCCAGTATGGCTACAGTGGTGCTACTATGAGAATGATTGCAAAGGAAGCAGAAATAAGTGTTGGAGGAGTTTACCTTTATTTTAGGAATAAGGAAGAACTTTTCCTGTTTTTAATGAGAGAAAAAATAAAAGATTTAGAATTAAAGCTCTCTTCTATTTTGAACAGAGTAAGAAGTTCTAAAGAAGCACTTAAAGAGTATGTCAAAAGTGTTATTGCGCATGCAACAGAAAATAGAGAATTAATACTTATACATACCAGAGAACTGGGTTTTACCTTCGGAATGGAAATTAAAAAGGAGTTTTTTGAGAAACAAAAAAAATTACTAAAAGGTGTAATTGAGAAAGGTGTTCAGTTAGATGAGTTTAAAGAATATAACTCAGAGGAGGCTGCAAAGCTGATAATGCATATCATAAGAGGATATGTATTGTCAGTGGTTGAAGATCCTGAAAATCTCATTGACCCCGATGAATGCGTAAAGATTATTTTCAATGGGTTGCTGAAAGTAAAAGGGGATTCTTCGCCCTCGCTTTGCTCGCGCTCAGAATGACATGAGGAAAATAAAAAGCTATGCTGAGAATGGCAGAAAAAGTTGAAGCTTAAATAAAGAGGTGTTAGAATGCGGATAAAGTTAATGTTAATTTTGTTTCCACTTTTGTTTGCCTTATTTCTTTTAGGATGTGAAAAGAAAAAGCCCATGCCTCAGATACCTGAAGTATCGGTTATTAAAATAGACACAGAGGAGATTCTTCTTACCACAGAGCTTCCTGGAAGGACGTCTCCCTATAAGATTGCTGAGATTAGGCCTCAGGTAAGCGGCATAATTCTTAAAAGATACTTTACTGAAGGAAGCAATGTTAAGGCTGGAGAGGTTCTATATCAGATTGACCCTGCTCAATACAAAGCAGCCTATGACAATGCCAAAGCAGCACTCTCACGGGCAGAGGCAAATCTTCAATCAGTCAAGGCAAAATATGAGCGTTATCAGGAACTCATAAAGGTAAATGCCATAAGCAAGCAGGAGTTTGATGATGTTAAAGCTCAGTATGAGCAGACCCTTTCTGAGATTGAGGCATTGAAAGCACAGGTAAGAAACGCTCAGATTAATCTCGGATATACAAAGATAACTGCTCCTATATCAGGAAGAATCGGCAAATCAAATGTTACAGAAGGTGCTCTTGTCACTGCCTATCAGGCACAGGAACTCACGAGGATTCAGCAACTTGACCCAATTTACGTTGACATTCCTCAGTCAACAAAAGAACTAAGAGAGCTTGAGAAAAGGCTTGAGCAAGGAAGGCTTAAATATGCTGGCAAAGAGCAGAATAAAGTTAAGCTCATTCTTGAAGATGGAACAGACTATCCTCTTGAAGGAACATTGCAGTTTAAGGATGTAACTGTTGACCCGACAACAGGCTCGGTTACTCTGAGGGCAATATTTCCAAATCC
The Thermodesulfovibrio yellowstonii DSM 11347 DNA segment above includes these coding regions:
- a CDS encoding DUF169 domain-containing protein produces the protein MESKIAKALKMELNPVAIIWSDKRPENALQFKEGKWGCVMWLFANAVKGKIVVFDRNTYGCWGGGVGLGFGNTYLDMVGGIECFYYFLSSGNKEWEIGKNVAEQIKPHVTKEFYEEFLEGERYLKTPEHVKKFVEQLPIIEIPTKYVIFKPLKEVNLDEEEPIVIVFPVNPPQLSALVVLASYGRESFENVIVPWGAGCQTMGIYAYREAKSDFQRAVIGLTDLSARTHVKKQLGDNLLTFTVPFKMFLEMEENVEGSFFERNVWQYLIKEI
- a CDS encoding chemotaxis protein CheW, with the protein product MDTALVVSEKKTGGDTKILQLVTFTLGGEEYAVDILKVQEINRMKEITRVPNAPYYVEGVINLRGKVIPVISLRKKFGLPEEEETSKQRIMIMDIQGITIGLIVDSVSEVLRISTDIVEPPPPMTYSVSSEFIWGIAKLEDRLIILLDMDKLIGKEETEGMVEATEKAAIEG
- a CDS encoding Spy/CpxP family protein refolding chaperone, which translates into the protein MMKKTLTMIMVVAFIVALIGGAAYAWKGAGYSGYGCPAYTSVDPQKAQNFYNDTLPLRQKQLQLRGELMQLYAQPNPDWNAISQKKQEMAKVMTEFQKKAQEYGIGYGPGFGRMHGFGNCGKCW
- the rsmA gene encoding 16S rRNA (adenine(1518)-N(6)/adenine(1519)-N(6))-dimethyltransferase RsmA — encoded protein: MHKTISKKKPKLGQHFLRNAEILEKIVKVSEINSNDKVVEIGAGMGDLTEILLKNAKEVIAIEIDPVLYKILKERFYGKENLVLINENALKFPYEEIGQFKVVANIPYYITKPIIFKLLKLKNLISMTLTIQKEVAERLAAKPSTKAYSALSIIAQYYTQAEIKFYIPASFFNPPPEVESAVIKMDRRDKSPVEVIDEKLFFKIIKSAFGQRRKMISNSLKSIIDEPKEFLIKIGINPIKRPEELSIEDFAFISNELCKICKK
- a CDS encoding nucleic acid-binding protein — encoded protein: MFFLITIGKFAMAQQFEESYDLNTEITIKGKIAEVIQRQHGPIVIGILKQDKIYHVLTAPGWYIAQEKIELKLGDEVVVHGAKFFSKNGELFLIARSIHNISNGKIYSFRDEFMKPCWRGKGNRKFIPQ
- a CDS encoding efflux RND transporter periplasmic adaptor subunit, with the protein product MRIKLMLILFPLLFALFLLGCEKKKPMPQIPEVSVIKIDTEEILLTTELPGRTSPYKIAEIRPQVSGIILKRYFTEGSNVKAGEVLYQIDPAQYKAAYDNAKAALSRAEANLQSVKAKYERYQELIKVNAISKQEFDDVKAQYEQTLSEIEALKAQVRNAQINLGYTKITAPISGRIGKSNVTEGALVTAYQAQELTRIQQLDPIYVDIPQSTKELRELEKRLEQGRLKYAGKEQNKVKLILEDGTDYPLEGTLQFKDVTVDPTTGSVTLRAIFPNPKGILLPGMFVRAVIREGINKKAILVPQQVVFRDTKGNPFVYIVDKENKVQIRPIQVDRTIGDRWLVSEGLEVGEQVVIEGVQRIMPGAQVKPVPYTEQKKEQSR
- a CDS encoding Spy/CpxP family protein refolding chaperone codes for the protein MKKFLTVFTLMAILTVFAVGVSFAQKGMMGPQYPPGIDSAKAQQYCKEVQPLYQKDLQLRGELLTLWAQPNPDWNAIKQKEQERANLRVEMHKKAYEMGLPYAPGGKKGLNIRRICGW
- the radA gene encoding DNA repair protein RadA, whose translation is MKPKLKRVFQCQSCGYISPKWIGKCPDCGAWNSFVEEVIEAESISKKAETARLKTLEDIQPVPISSIKITLSDRLSTGISELDRVLGGGVVRGSLVLIGGDPGIGKSTLLLQATDNLAKKYGRVLYVSGEESLTQIKLRAERLGAISENILLLSETLVEKILDWASEEELNALVVDSIQTVYTEEAMSAPGSVSQIRESATKFINFAKQKGIPVFLIGHVTKEGAIAGPRVLEHLVDTVLYFEGDRGYAYRILRSVKNRFGPTNEIGVFEMTGTGLIEVENPSLIFLSEHSQNSGSAITATIEGTRAILTEIQALVAPSNFGMPRRNFIGVDYQRVNLLVAVLEKRGRINLAGADIFVNVVGGLKITEPSSDLAVISAIVSSFRDIPLHEGMVIFGEVGLSGEIRAISQTEMRLKEASRIGMKHAIIPKSNLERLKEKFNLKIKGVGSINELIEIIGS
- a CDS encoding TetR/AcrR family transcriptional regulator, encoding MEVVNISRRSGYQSKKRIIDAAIKVFSQYGYSGATMRMIAKEAEISVGGVYLYFRNKEELFLFLMREKIKDLELKLSSILNRVRSSKEALKEYVKSVIAHATENRELILIHTRELGFTFGMEIKKEFFEKQKKLLKGVIEKGVQLDEFKEYNSEEAAKLIMHIIRGYVLSVVEDPENLIDPDECVKIIFNGLLKVKGDSSPSLCSRSE